A single window of Micromonas commoda chromosome 6, complete sequence DNA harbors:
- the ZEP1 gene encoding zeaxanthin epoxidase (ChloroP and TargeT predict 36aa cTP) has protein sequence MSAATSTAAGPVARQLGRGNALRAKTKSASVRAPVRARAARAEILQFAPAVGEDGIRGVFKKQPPRDDLPTVLVAGGGIAGLITALSLQRRGMKVKVFEKVKEYKLFGGPIQLQCNAQGALDSIAPDVLEQVWEKSTITGDRINGLLDGVLGDWFYRFDTRQPCYNNGLPLTLVIARYDLLDILRNAVGEENIMMQTVVEKYENAGDKVIATLTDGTTYEGDVLVGADGIRSKMRAQMRDEDPENPPLAYAGYAVYTAICDYSAPHRTAVHTDVERTGYQVFLGPKQYFVSSDVGAGQQQYYAFLDVPPGGDDEFAKCERWPNYRAMLMDRFAGWCPAVLERLECTKPEDVERRDVYDVLPDPRWVDGRVALLGDSAHAVQPNLGQGGGQAIESAYALADELAKCEGKKGVQKALVMYTMRRFLRTGSIHGLSRFSSLMNTVYRKYLGDEPYGFYPEPVKQFWNNVAKLKIPHPGSVAGQIAIMGTMPGLLEYVGGGFNRFGLPAWLGGASHGNGLDREPRSQVPGVSAPKRDLKAEDFEMKGIPGLAK, from the coding sequence atgtccgccgcgacctccaccgccgcgggtcccgtcgcgcgccagcTCGGACGCGGTAACGCGCTCAGGGCCAAGACCAAGTCCGCAtccgtccgcgcgccggtccgcgccagggcggcgcgcgccgagatCCTCCagttcgcccccgccgtggGAGAAGACGGCATCCGCGGAGTCTTCAAGAAGCAACCGCCCAGGGACGATCTCCccaccgtcctcgtcgccggcggaggcATCGCCGGACTCATCACCGCGCTCTCcctgcagcgccgcggcatGAAGGTGAAGGTGTTCGAGAAGGTGAAGGAGTACAAGCTCTTCGGAGGCCCCATCCAGCTCCAGTGCAACGCGCAAGGCGCGCTCGATtccatcgcgcccgacgtGTTGGAGCAGGTGTGGGAGAAATCCACAATCACCGGCGACCGCATCAacggcctcctcgacggcgtcctcggggacTGGTTCTACAGGTTCGACACCCGCCAGCCGTGCTACAACAACGGTCTCCCGCTCACCCTCGTCATCGCGAGGTACGACCTCCTCGACATCCTTCGcaacgccgtcggcgaggaaaaCATCATGATGCAAACCGTCGTGGAGAAGTACGAAAACGCCGGGGACAAGGTGATCGCCACCCTCACCGACGGCACCACTTATGAAGGGGACgtgctcgtcggcgcggacggcatCAGGTCCAAGATGAGGGCGCAGATGCGTGACGAGGACCCGGAGAATCCGCCTTTGGCTTACGCCGGATACGCGGTTTACACCGCCATTTGCGATTACTCCGCCCCGCACCGGACAGCTGTGCACACGGACGTCGAACGCACGGGCTATCAGGTGTTCCTCGGCCCGAAGCAGTACTTCGTCTCctccgacgtcggcgcgggtcagcAGCAGTACTACGCCTTCCTCGACGTTCCacccgggggcgacgacgagttcgccAAGTGCGAGCGCTGGCCCAACTACCGCGCCATGCTCATGGACCGGTTCGCCGGCTGGTGCCCCGCGGTTCTCGAGCGTCTGGAGTGCACCAAGCCGGAGGACGtggagcgacgcgacgtgtACGACGTCCTCCCGGATCCCCGGTGGGTGGACGGCAGAgtggcgctcctcggcgattCCGCGCACGCGGTGCAGCCCAACTtgggccagggcggcggtcaGGCCATCGAGTCAGcgtacgccctcgcggacgagctcgccaagtGCGAGGGAAAGAAGGGTGTGCAAAAGGCGCTCGTGATGTACACGATGCGACGTTTTTTGAGGACCGGGTCGATCCACGGCCTGTCGCGGTTCTCGAGCCTCATGAACACGGTGTACCGGAAGTACCTGGGCGACGAGCCGTACGGTTTCTACCCGGAACCGGTGAAACAGTTCTGGAACAACGTCGCGAAGCTCAAGATTCCCCACCCGGGGTCCGTGGCGGGCCAGATCGCGATCATGGGGACGATGCCCGGGCTGCTCGAGTACGTCGGAGGCGGTTTCAACAGGTTCGGGCTGCCCGCGTGGCTGGGAGGCGCGAGCCACGGCAACGGGCTCGACAGGGAGCCCAGGTCGCAGGTGCCGGGGGTGTCCGCGCCCAAGCGCGACCTCAAGGCTGAGGATTTCGAGATGAAGGGGATCCCCGGCCTCGCCAAGTga
- a CDS encoding predicted protein, translating to MAEVAAPSVEDWPVGDDFLLREAVEAGAALASIARGILPFSRAYSCQEVTDRWRALLYDPNVARPAARRMARHILDAQPTVSPASTAEDFRSAWTRSAAAERASLRGVDGPADAGAGPATPAGGSPSASAGGKRPRRSPSGGSGGDDLADRGTAGTAGARGDETPPAETDADETTPPPSFADAEAAVLAMDPRPARDQVDPVARKRSRTQLASALRKIRKLEASAQAATARAATAKNSLGVLQGHRATFQITRRETVLGRSTEDQKVDVDLAEEGNASKVSRQHAFIKLRWNGEFVLRNVGKRHVWINNVAVESGRRASLAPHSLIEVGGLRLMFLPNPTLVRASEPEPF from the exons atggccgaggtcgccgcgccctcggtgGAGGATTGgcccgtcggcgacgacttCCTCCTTCGGGAGGCTGTCgaggccggcgcggcgttaGCCTCCATCGCCCGCGGCATCCTGCCCTTCTCCAGGGCGTACAGCTGTCAGGAGGTGACGGATCGTTGGCG GGCTTTACTTTACGACCCCAACgtcgcgcgacccgcggcgaggcgcatGGCGCGTCacatcctcgacgcccaACCTACCGTctcccccgcgtccacggcggaaGATTTCAGAtccgcgtggacgcggtcggcggctgcggagcgcgcgagcctccgcggggtggacggcccggcggacgcgggcgcggggccggCCACACCCGCGGGGGGATccccgtccgcgagcgccggcggcaagcgaccgcgacgatcccCGTCCGGCGGGTCGGGGGGCGACGATCTGGCGGATCGGGGCACAGCTGGCacggctggcgcgcgcggcgacgagacgccgccggcggagacggacgcggacgagacgacgccgccgccgtccttcgccgacgccgaggcggcggtgctcgcgatggacccgaggcccgcgcgggaCCAGGTGGACCCGGTGGCGCGCAAGCGATCGCgaacacagctggcgtcggcgctgagGAAGATTCGTAAGTtggaggcgtcggcgcaggcggcgacggcgagggcggcgacggcgaagaacTCGCTGGGGGTGCTCCAGGGGCACCGCGCGACGTTTCAGATCACGCGACGCGAGACGGTGCTCGGGCGGTCCACGGAGGATCAGAAGGTTGACGTGGATTTGGCCGAGGAGGGTAACGCGTCGAAGGTGAGCCGGCAGCACGCGTTCATCAAGCTGCGGTGGAACGGCGAATTCGTGCTTCGGAACGTGGGCAAGAGGCACGTGTGGATCAACAACGTGGCGGTCGAGTCCGGGCGAagggcgtcgctcgcgccgcactCGCTCATCGAGGTTGGGGGCTTGCGGCTGATGTTCCTGCCCAACCCGACGCTGGTGCGAgcgtccgagcccgagccgttTTGA
- a CDS encoding predicted protein, whose amino-acid sequence MLKSKNPHPNAWFGRAFALYSYRGSAGKSRSYNTRRALSAHCCTLSPKSAENETHFFSTVVTRPSNSVVTKANALSASTPFATNSTPRRGVPSAILAMASSCDTTTSNWPSTPGLGNLPPTTGFPGSSRLTSTTHVLHHRLATYALAPFTATAYAPSNRVSTRVPTNSGTMVGGSNPMKSFDNRAGRTTTERELDISDTTYAVSSTTATARAPHSLRIKNHVNLIAHDAKIKMQRITCPNSARGWRPWSSWRGATRRAG is encoded by the exons ATGTTAAAGTCTAAAAACCCTCATCCCAACGCCTGGTTcggccgcgcgttcgccctGTACTCGTACCGCGGATCCGCGGGAAAGTCCAGGTCGTACaacacccgccgcgcgctcagcGCGCACTGCTGCACGCTCTCCCCCAAGTCGGCGGAGAACGAGACGCACTTTTTCTCCACCGTCGTGACGCGCCCGTCAAACTCGGTGGTGACAAAGGCGAACGCGCTGTCCGCCTCCACGCCCTTCGCCACGAACTCCACCCCGCGCAGGGGCGTGCCGagcgcgatcctcgcgatggcctcctcctGCGACACCACGACGTCGAACTGGCCGAGCACGCCGGGCCTCGGCAACTTGCCGCCCACAACCGGGTTCCCCGGGTCCTCCAGACTCAC CAGCACGACGCACGTCTTGCACCACCGGCTCGCCACGTACGCGTTGGCGCCGTTCACAGCCACCGCGTACGCGCCTTCCAACCGTGTGTCCACCAGGGTTCCGACAAACTCGGGAACGATGGTCGGGGGCTCGAATCCCATGAAGTCCTTCGACAACCGCGccgggaggacgacgacggagagggAGTTGGACATCTCCGACACGACGTACGCCgtctcgtcgacgacggcgacggctcgggcgccgcaCAGCCTGCGAataaaaaaccacgtcaatCTGATTGCCCATGATGCAAAGATTAAAATGCAAAGAATCACCTGCCCGAACTCAGCCCGCGGGTGGCGTCCGTGGAGCAGTTGGCGAGGTGCgacacgacgcgcgggcTGA
- a CDS encoding predicted protein: MGSFPEGGLAALNQDDLPAMRRACLKVATDAAKLGAAVMLDKLGADVVKTKANARDLLTEVDPEVQRIIESSVADAFPTHGFLGEESVPGGWEAGSAAIARLLDTGPDWLWIVDPIDGTTNFVHGMPLSAISIGVAYKGELQVGVIMDPFAGEIFSACLGGGAHCNFAPMRVGEERSGEEAVVVTGYGATAESADAMLKGMKALTDLPVRSVRMLGSAAIMLAWVAAGRLTAYFECDLNAWDTAAGALLVREAGGRMTDLVTGDEYGLKTRAIVASNGATHDELRKCLVDGGVRALADYFKE; this comes from the coding sequence ATGGGCTCGTTCCCCGAGGGCGGACTCGCCGCCCTGAACCAGGATGACCTCCCCGCGATGCGCCGGGCGTGTCTCAAggtcgccaccgacgccgccaagctcggcgcggccgtCATGCTCGacaagctcggcgcggacgtggtcAAGACTAAGGCCAACGCGCGCGATCTCCTCACCGAGGTTGACCCGGAGGTGCAGCGCATCATCGagtcgtccgtcgccgacgcgttcccgACGCACGGATTTCTCGGGGAGGAGAGCGTGCCGGGCGGGTGGGAGGCgggcagcgccgcgatcgcgcgtctGCTCGACACCGGCCCGGACTGGCTCTGGATCGTCGACCCCATCGACGGCACGACCAACTTCGTCCACGGCATGCCCCTCTCCGCAATCtccatcggcgtcgcgtaCAAGGGCGAGCTTCAGGTTGGCGTCATAATGGACCCGTTCGCGGGGGAGATCTTCAGCGCgtgcctcggcggcggcgcgcactgCAACTTCGCCCCgatgcgcgtcggcgaggagcgaagcggggaggaggcggtcgTGGTCACCGGCtacggcgccaccgccgagagCGCGGATGCGATGTTGAAGGGGATGAAGGCGCTGACGGATCTGCCGGTTCGGAGCGTTCGGATGCTGGgaagcgcggcgatcatGCTGGCgtgggtcgccgcggggaggcTCACCGCGTACTTCGAGTGCGATCTGAACGCGtgggacaccgccgcgggggcgctgtTGGTCAGGGAGGCGGGCGGGAGGATGACGGACCtggtcaccggcgacgagtACGGCTTAAAGACGCGAGCGATCGTGGCGAGCaacggcgcgacgcacgacgAGTTGCGGAAGTGCCTGGTGGACGGCGGAGTGCGCGCCCTGGCAGATTACTTCAAGGAgtga
- a CDS encoding predicted protein: protein MHLRRTVTQDAADAVALTAPKFKPVTGGGDSPGGDSPGAGRWEADKTALEDARDAVAPVINAPPPRAPVGLPAKLKERWNALYDPASIAALNKRFKREKNPKGGKGESKVPAKDAKDEEAKARRARAIAALPTAPFKSRLQRELFALMDGYRDVVYTARKPPGSARKEPLGPDGSGGGGDDVMDAYLLHVVNHVMRTRTRITKNNESLLKRSKAKEIEMDDDLPRDQGFVRPTVLILVPMRNVAGRVVRRLLQMCPAAQGRADAVNKLDRFAEDFGDGDSDRRRGGGQWIPEDHKRLFRGNTDDHFRLGIKVTKASVRLYVDFFGSDVLVCSPLGLVTKLQESGKSAADFLASIELLVVDNADVLMMQNWQHVLTLFSSCNQLPKDQHGVDIMRVHETHLNGLARNLRQTIVLSSFPCAEINALVRNECANLAGRVRWKESFPGVLGWAARAVRNAGGLRQQFERLPDAASIADSDDVRFKHFTRRVLPRLRENPAPGALIFIRDYLDFVRVRNLLTAEDVSFAVTSEYTDQRDAARARSIFADGRKRVLLVTERAHFYFRRRIRGVREVHFYSLPDHAGFYAEMLGFLGDGDGRSAASTANAPSATAVFSRLDALTLERVCGSARAKKMLAPDANSTFIFTA from the exons ATGCACCTCCGAAGGACCGTCAcgcaggacgccgcggacgccgtcgcgctgacGGCGCCGAAGTTTAAACCCGTGACGGGGGGCGGTGACTcgccgggcggtgactcaccgggagCCGGACGATGGGAGGCTGACAagacggcgctggaggatgcacgggacgcggtcgcgccggtgATCAAcgcaccgcccccgcgcgcgcccgtcggccTCCCCGCCAAGCTCAAAGAGCGCTGGAACGCGTTGTACGAtcccgcgtcgatcgcggcgctgaacAAGAGATTTAAACGAGAAAAAAACCCAAAGGGGGGCAAAGGAGAGAGCAAGGTAcccgcgaaggacgcgaaggacgaggaggccaaggcgcgacgcgcgcgtgcgatcgcggcgctcccgaCGGCACCGTTCAAGTCGCGTCTCCAACGCGAGTTGTTCGCGCTGATGGACGGTTACAGAGACGTCGTGTACACGGCTCGGAAACCTCCGGGGAGTGCCCGGAAGGAACCGTTGGGTCCGGacggctcgggcggcggcggcgacgacgtcatggACGCGTACCTCCTCCACGTCGTCAACCACGTGATGCGAACGCGCACGCGAATCACCAAGAACAACGAATCGTTGCTGAAGCGGTCCAAGGCTAAGGAGATCGAGATGGAC GATGACCTACCCCGGGACCAGGGTTTCGTTCGGCCGACGGTGCTCATCTTGGTGCCGATGCGAAACGTAGCCGGGAGGGTGGTGAGACGGCTGCTTCAGATGTGTCCCGCCGCTCAGGGacgggcggacgcggtgaacaAGCTCGATCGATTCGCCGAGGATTTCGGCGACGGGGATTCCGAC cggcgacgcggcggcgggcagtGGATCCCCGAAGACCACAAGCGGCTCTTCCGCGGTAACACCGACGACCACTTCAGGCTCGGGATCAAGGTCACCAAGGCGTCCGTCCGACTGTACGTCGACTTTTTCGGatccgacgtcctcgtctgCTCGCCCCTCGGCCTGGTGACGAAGCTCCAGGAATCCGGCAAGAGTGCCGCCGACTTTCTCGCGTCGATCGAGCTGCTCGTCGTGGACAACGCGGACGTCCTCATGATGCAAAACTGGCAGCACGTGCTCACGCTCTTCTCGTCGTGCAACCAGCTGCCGAAGGACCAGCACGGCGTGGACATCATGCGCGTGCACGAAACCCACCTCAACGGCCTGGCGAGAAACCTTCGGCAGACGATCGTGCTCTCGTCGTTTCCGTGCGCCGAGATCAACGCGCTGGTCAGGAACGAGTGCGCTAACCTCGCGGGGCGGGTTCGTTGGAAGGAGTCATTTCCCGGGGTGCTCGGCTGGGCCGCGAGGGCCGTGCGAAACGCGGGAGGGCTCCGGCAACAGTTCGAGAGGCTtccggacgccgcgtccatcgctgACTCGGACGACGTGCGGTTCAAACACTTCACCAGGCGGGTGCTGCCGCGGTTGCGAGAGAATCCagcgccgggcgcgctcATTTTCATCCGCGATTACCTCGATTTCGTGCGGGTACGTAACCtgctcaccgccgaggacgtctcCTTCGCGGTCACCTCCGAGTACACCGACCAACGGGACGCCGCCAGGGCGAGGTCCATCTTCGCGGACGGTCGCAAGCGCGTGCTGCTCGTCACCGAACGAGCGCATTTTTACTTTCGCCGAAGGATCAGGGGAGTGCGGGAAGTTCACTTCTACTCCCTGCCGGATCACGCGGGTTTCTACGCGGAGATGCTCGGGTTTTtgggggacggggacggacggtcggcggcgtcgacggcgaacgcgccgagcgccacggCGGTGTTTAGTAGGTTGGACGCGTTAACGCTGGAGCGGGTGTGCGGGAGCGCAAGGGCGAAAAAGATGTTGGCGCCGGATGCAAACTCGACGTTCATATTCACCGCGTGA
- the ASP2 gene encoding aspartate aminotransferase produces the protein MPVVGLLATRACAIGAAASIARRGALVRAARAPLIHHRQARAGCLSTRAEVDQTLNPRVAALRPSKTMALTDKAREMKESGLPVIGLAAGEPDFDTPAEIVRAGCDAIKNGHTRYSPNTGTAALREAVCAKLKEENGLEYSPSEIVLSNGAKQSVAQGVIATCGPGDEVIVPAPYWVSYPEMCRLAGAEPVVVTTTADEGFLLTADKLRATLTDDSRLLILCSPSNPSGAVYTKEALEAIADVVRSHPRLLVLADEIYEHIIYEPAKHFSFAAIPGMRERTLTVNGFSKAFAMTGWRLGYLAAPQHFATATAKIQGQTTSGPSSISQEAAMAALGLGKFGGAPVATMKAAFQKRRDYVFDRLSKIEGVKLASPQGAFYVFPDVSGLVGDGCVAEGFGPIADADALCEYLLEKAQVALVPGSAFGNPECLRISYAASDETLREALDRIEKALAPEVYVRG, from the exons aTGCCCGTGGTCGGTTTactcgccacgcgcgcgtgcgccatcggcgccgccgcgtccatcgcccgccgcggcgccctggttcgcgccgcgcgggcgcccctCATCCATCATCGccaggctcgcgccgggTGTCTGTCCActcgcgcggaggtggaccAGACGCTtaacccgcgcgtcgccgcgctgcgcccGTCGAAGACCATGGCGCTGACGGACAAGGCGCGGGAGATGAAGGAGAGCGGGTTACCCGTCatcgggctcgccgcgggggagccCGACTTCGACACCCCAGCCGAGAtcgtgcgcgcggggtgcgacgCCATCAAAAACGGGCACACGCGGTACTCGCCCAAcaccggcaccgccgccctgcgcgaggCGGTGTGCGCgaagctcaaggaggagaaCGGGTTGGAGTACTCCCCTTCCGAGATTGTGCTCAGCAACGG CGCCAAGCAATCGGTGGCGCAGGGCGTGATCGCCACGTGCggtcccggcgacgaggtcatcgtccccgccccgtACTGGGTCTCCTATCCCGAGATGTGCCGCCTCGCGGGAgccgagcccgtcgtcgtcaccaccaccgccgacgagggctTCCTGCTCACCGCCGACAAGCTCCGAGCGACGCTGACCGACGACTCGCGGCTGCTCATCCTGTGCTCCCCTTCCAACCCATCCGGCGCGGTGTACACgaaggaggcgctggaggccatcgcggacgtcgtcagGTCGCACCCGAggctcctcgtcctcgccgacgagatcTACGAGCACATCATCTACGAGCCCGCGAAGCacttctccttcgccgccatTCCCGGCATGCGAGAGCGAACGCTCACCGTCAACGGATTCTCCAAGGCTTTCGCCATGACCGGCTGGCGCCTCGGatacctcgccgcgccgcagcacttcgccaccgcgaccGCCAAGATCCAGGGCCAGACCACGTCCGGACCTTCGTCCATCTCccaggaggcggcgatggcggcgctcggtCTCGGCaagttcggcggcgcccccgtggCGACGATGAAGGCGGCGTTTCAAAAGCGTCGCGATTACGTTTTCGATCGGCTGTCGAAGATCGAGGGCGtgaagctcgcgtcgccgcaggGCGCGTTCTACGTCTTCCCCGACGTCTCCGGCCTCGTGGGCGacgggtgcgtcgcggaggggTTCGGaccgatcgccgacgccgacgccttgTGCGAGTACCTGCTGGAGAAGGCTCAGGTGGCGCTGGTGCCCGGGAGCGCGTTTGGTAACCCCGAGTGCCTTCGGAtctcgtacgcggcgagcgacgagacGCTGCGGGAGGCGCTGGATAGGATCGAGAAGGCGCTGGCGCCCGAGGTGTACGTCCGCGGATAG